The Lysinibacillus pakistanensis genome includes a window with the following:
- a CDS encoding DUF418 domain-containing protein, producing MKQKLSPISAKERIEALDILRGFALLGIILANIVWFLYPVYMQEDPSFNNEWTSFWNQADYLVKDLLAMFIDGKFVMLFSMLFGFGMVIMHERTVAKQLNFWSIYSRRLIALFIFGCIHAYFIWFGDILTDYAILGLLLLLMHKLKPNTMLFISVALYSLLFGLLTLGSLSTDPTMTMTMSEENRQLMQATIDAHQNGTIQELLDANLMERLFYTMRNGLYVLYLGNPLLYIFTNLPFLLMFLFGAAVAKKKWIHRFQELRKGFFITWLITLILGGTLSWILPFVLDNPSATPLIQYMSSPLLTIFYAISLLFIYQTLQGKKVLQWLAYPGRMAFTNYISQSIICTFLFGPFAFGVYGKLHLTTAILIAIVIFVLQIILSKLWLSKFRFGPLEYIWRSFTYLGIKDKSK from the coding sequence ATGAAACAAAAGCTTTCTCCTATATCTGCCAAAGAGCGGATAGAAGCACTTGATATTTTAAGAGGGTTCGCCTTACTAGGAATCATACTTGCGAATATTGTTTGGTTTCTTTACCCAGTTTACATGCAGGAAGATCCAAGCTTTAACAATGAATGGACCTCTTTTTGGAACCAGGCAGATTATTTAGTGAAGGATTTACTTGCTATGTTTATCGATGGTAAGTTTGTAATGCTTTTTTCCATGCTATTCGGCTTTGGAATGGTAATTATGCACGAAAGAACCGTTGCAAAACAATTAAATTTCTGGAGCATTTATAGTCGACGCCTTATTGCCTTATTTATCTTCGGCTGTATCCACGCCTATTTCATTTGGTTTGGGGACATTTTAACAGACTATGCGATTTTAGGATTGTTACTACTTCTAATGCATAAGTTAAAGCCAAATACTATGCTATTCATCAGTGTTGCTTTATATAGCTTGCTTTTTGGGCTTTTAACACTGGGTTCTCTTTCCACTGATCCAACGATGACCATGACGATGTCAGAGGAAAATCGTCAGCTTATGCAAGCTACGATAGATGCCCATCAAAACGGGACTATTCAAGAATTACTCGATGCAAATTTAATGGAAAGATTATTTTATACAATGCGTAATGGGCTCTACGTCCTTTATTTAGGTAACCCTCTATTGTATATATTCACCAATCTACCCTTCTTACTAATGTTCTTATTTGGGGCAGCAGTTGCAAAGAAAAAATGGATTCATCGTTTTCAAGAGTTACGAAAAGGCTTTTTCATTACGTGGCTCATCACTCTAATTTTGGGTGGAACACTGAGTTGGATACTTCCCTTCGTTTTAGATAATCCATCAGCCACACCATTGATTCAATATATGAGTTCACCACTTCTTACTATCTTTTATGCCATTAGCCTCCTTTTCATTTATCAAACGTTACAGGGAAAGAAAGTATTGCAATGGCTCGCATACCCAGGAAGAATGGCCTTTACAAACTATATCAGTCAATCCATTATTTGTACGTTTTTATTTGGACCATTTGCGTTTGGTGTTTACGGAAAGCTACACTTAACGACAGCTATCTTAATTGCCATTGTTATTTTTGTATTACAAATAATACTTAGTAAGCTATGGTTATCCAAATTCCGCTTCGGACCATTAGAGTATATTTGGAGGTCATTTACTTATTTAGGTATAAAAGACAAGAGCAAGTAA
- the gcvPB gene encoding aminomethyl-transferring glycine dehydrogenase subunit GcvPB — MHNENQSLIFEISKEGRVGYSLEALDVPEVDLADLLPANLVRAEAAELPEVSELDIMRHYTALSRRNHGVDSGFYPLGSCTMKYNPKINEAVARLSGFANVHPLQDESTAQGAMELLYDLQTSLVEITGMDEVTLQPAAGAHGEWTALMMIRAFHEANGEEHRNKVIVPDSAHGTNPASATVAGFETITVKSDENGLVDIEDLRKVVGPDTAALMLTNPNTLGLFEENIIEMAELIHSVGGKVYYDGANLNAVMSKARPGDMGFDCVHLNLHKTFTGPHGGGGPGSGPVGVKADLIPFLPKPVLVRTEDGTFHFDYERPQSIGRVKPYYGNFGINVRAYTYIRTMGPDGLKAVTEYAVLNANYMMRRLEPFYDLPYNRHCKHEFVLSGRRQKKLGVRTLDIAKRLLDFGYHPPTTYFPLNVEEALMIEPTETESKETLDAFCDVMIQIAKEAEENPSIVQEAPHTTVVSRLDETRAARTPVLRYQKA, encoded by the coding sequence ATGCATAACGAAAATCAATCACTCATTTTTGAAATTTCAAAAGAAGGTCGCGTTGGCTATAGCTTAGAAGCACTGGATGTACCTGAGGTTGACCTAGCCGATTTATTACCAGCAAACCTAGTACGTGCTGAGGCTGCGGAATTACCTGAAGTATCTGAGCTTGATATTATGCGTCACTATACAGCACTTTCTCGTCGTAACCACGGGGTAGATTCTGGCTTCTACCCACTTGGCTCTTGTACGATGAAATATAATCCGAAAATTAACGAAGCAGTTGCACGTCTTTCAGGCTTTGCCAATGTTCACCCATTACAGGATGAGTCAACAGCACAAGGTGCAATGGAGCTGCTCTATGATTTACAAACTTCTTTAGTAGAAATTACAGGAATGGATGAAGTAACATTACAACCTGCAGCAGGTGCTCACGGTGAATGGACAGCATTAATGATGATTCGTGCGTTCCATGAAGCAAATGGTGAGGAGCATCGTAATAAAGTGATTGTTCCTGACTCAGCTCATGGTACAAATCCAGCATCAGCAACAGTTGCAGGCTTTGAAACAATCACTGTTAAATCTGATGAGAATGGTCTAGTAGATATTGAAGATCTTCGCAAAGTAGTAGGTCCTGACACAGCTGCATTAATGCTAACAAACCCTAATACACTAGGTCTATTTGAAGAGAATATTATCGAAATGGCAGAGCTTATCCACTCTGTAGGCGGTAAAGTGTACTATGATGGTGCTAACTTAAATGCCGTTATGAGTAAAGCACGCCCAGGTGATATGGGCTTCGACTGTGTGCATTTAAATCTGCACAAAACATTCACAGGTCCACATGGTGGCGGTGGTCCAGGTTCAGGTCCAGTAGGTGTAAAAGCAGATTTAATTCCATTCCTACCAAAACCGGTACTAGTGAGAACAGAAGATGGAACATTCCACTTTGATTACGAGCGTCCACAATCAATCGGACGTGTGAAACCTTACTATGGTAACTTTGGTATTAACGTACGTGCATATACTTATATCCGTACAATGGGTCCAGATGGCTTAAAAGCTGTAACAGAATACGCTGTGCTAAACGCAAACTATATGATGCGTCGATTAGAACCATTCTACGATCTACCATATAACCGCCATTGTAAACATGAATTTGTTTTATCTGGTCGTCGTCAAAAGAAACTTGGCGTACGTACATTAGATATCGCAAAACGTCTGTTAGACTTTGGCTACCATCCACCAACAACATACTTCCCATTAAATGTGGAAGAGGCGTTAATGATTGAACCAACAGAAACAGAATCAAAAGAAACGTTAGATGCATTCTGCGATGTGATGATTCAAATTGCAAAAGAAGCAGAAGAAAATCCATCCATCGTTCAAGAAGCACCACATACAACAGTCGTATCTCGTCTTGACGAAACACGCGCTGCTCGTACACCAGTGCTTCGTTATCAAAAAGCATAG
- the gcvPA gene encoding aminomethyl-transferring glycine dehydrogenase subunit GcvPA, translating to MKHRYLPMTEQDQKEMLDVIGVSSVDELFEDIPEKVRFKGLYDIKEAKSESALLKELTALAAKNKDTNANVSFLGAGVYNHYKPVIVDHVISRSEFYTAYTPYQPEISQGELQAIFEFQTMIAELTGMDLANSSMYDGGTALAEAGMLAAGHTRRKKILVSETVHPEYRDVVATYAYGQSIDIVTVPHKNGVTDIDALKELIDDNTAAVIAQYPNFFGQVEDIQVIGDIAHEAKSLFVVSSNPLALGILTPPGKLGADICVGDAQVFGISEAFGGPHCGFFAVTNKLMRKVPGRLIGETVDGEGRRGYVLTLQAREQHIRRDKATSNICSNQALLALAASVAMTALGKQGIREMAMQNIAKTRYAKNAFEAAGFTVAFQGAHFNEIVVKTNKCVKEINKGLIEKGIIGGYPLGQNYDSLKHHVLIAVTELRTKEEIDALVAEMGALHA from the coding sequence ATGAAACATCGTTATTTACCAATGACGGAACAAGATCAAAAAGAAATGTTAGACGTAATCGGTGTATCCTCAGTTGATGAGTTATTTGAGGATATCCCTGAGAAAGTCCGTTTTAAAGGCCTTTATGACATCAAGGAAGCAAAATCAGAATCGGCTTTATTAAAAGAATTAACAGCTCTAGCTGCCAAAAATAAGGATACAAATGCCAATGTATCATTTTTAGGTGCAGGTGTTTACAATCACTATAAACCAGTAATCGTGGATCATGTCATTTCTCGTTCAGAGTTCTATACAGCTTATACACCATATCAACCAGAGATTTCACAAGGGGAACTACAAGCAATTTTTGAATTCCAAACGATGATTGCTGAGCTAACTGGTATGGATCTCGCTAACTCTTCTATGTATGACGGTGGTACAGCATTAGCAGAGGCGGGTATGCTGGCAGCTGGTCATACACGTCGTAAGAAAATTTTAGTGTCTGAAACAGTGCATCCAGAATACCGCGATGTTGTGGCTACATATGCCTACGGTCAATCGATTGATATCGTGACTGTTCCACACAAAAATGGTGTAACAGATATTGACGCATTAAAAGAGTTAATTGATGACAACACAGCAGCTGTTATTGCACAATATCCAAACTTCTTTGGTCAAGTGGAGGACATTCAAGTAATTGGAGATATTGCACATGAAGCAAAAAGCTTATTTGTCGTGTCTTCTAACCCACTTGCATTAGGTATTTTAACACCTCCTGGTAAGCTTGGAGCTGATATTTGTGTAGGTGATGCACAAGTTTTCGGAATTTCTGAAGCATTCGGTGGTCCACACTGTGGTTTCTTTGCGGTAACGAATAAATTAATGCGTAAGGTTCCAGGTCGTCTGATTGGTGAAACAGTGGATGGCGAAGGTCGTCGTGGCTATGTATTAACATTACAAGCGCGTGAACAACATATCCGTCGTGATAAAGCAACATCTAATATTTGCTCAAACCAAGCACTTCTTGCACTTGCAGCTTCTGTAGCTATGACAGCTCTAGGTAAACAAGGTATTCGTGAAATGGCTATGCAAAATATCGCGAAAACACGTTATGCGAAAAATGCCTTTGAAGCAGCAGGCTTTACAGTAGCATTCCAAGGTGCACACTTTAACGAAATCGTTGTGAAAACGAATAAGTGTGTGAAAGAAATCAACAAAGGCTTAATCGAAAAGGGTATTATCGGTGGATATCCTTTAGGTCAAAATTATGACTCTCTTAAACATCATGTGCTGATTGCCGTTACGGAATTACGCACAAAAGAAGAAATTGATGCACTTGTTGCAGAAATGGGGGCTCTTCATGCATAA
- the gcvT gene encoding glycine cleavage system aminomethyltransferase GcvT: MASELKRTPLFEEYAKYGAKTVDFGGWELPVQFSSIKEEHDAVRNRAGLFDVSHMGEILVTGPEALDFLQNLLSNDISKIAVGQAQYNAMCYEDGGVVDDLLTYKLADNHYLLCVNAANIEKDYDWMMENQHQYDVTIDNQSDAYAQIALQGPLAEEVLQSLTTTDISAIKYFRFQEDVEVAGHKVLVSRSGYTGEDGFELYGAPEDIKALWGKILEAGQDKGVVPAGLGCRDTLRFEAGLPLYGQELSATISPLEAGIGFAVKLNKEDFIGHDALVAQKENGLPRKLVGIEMIDKGIPRHGYKVFKDGQEIGEVTTGTQLPSSKRNVGHALIDSQFATIGTELEIEIRGKHLKVITVETPFYKRSK, from the coding sequence ATGGCGAGTGAATTAAAACGTACACCTCTATTTGAAGAATACGCAAAATACGGTGCTAAAACAGTTGACTTTGGTGGATGGGAATTACCAGTTCAATTCTCTTCTATTAAAGAAGAACACGATGCAGTGCGTAATCGTGCAGGCTTATTTGATGTATCACATATGGGGGAAATTTTAGTAACAGGACCCGAAGCATTAGATTTTTTACAAAATCTTCTGTCCAATGATATTTCGAAAATTGCAGTAGGTCAAGCGCAATACAACGCAATGTGCTATGAAGATGGTGGTGTTGTCGATGATTTATTAACGTATAAATTAGCAGACAATCACTATTTATTATGCGTCAATGCCGCAAATATTGAAAAAGATTATGATTGGATGATGGAGAATCAACATCAATATGATGTGACGATTGACAATCAATCAGATGCCTATGCACAAATTGCTTTACAAGGGCCATTAGCAGAAGAGGTTCTTCAATCTTTAACAACGACTGATATTAGTGCCATTAAATATTTCCGCTTCCAAGAGGATGTAGAGGTTGCAGGACATAAAGTATTAGTTTCTCGTAGCGGTTATACGGGAGAAGATGGCTTTGAATTGTATGGTGCTCCAGAAGATATTAAAGCTTTATGGGGTAAAATTTTAGAGGCTGGTCAAGACAAAGGTGTTGTTCCTGCAGGTCTAGGCTGTCGTGATACACTTCGTTTCGAAGCGGGTCTCCCACTATACGGACAAGAGCTATCAGCAACGATTTCGCCACTAGAGGCTGGTATTGGCTTTGCTGTGAAATTGAATAAAGAGGACTTTATCGGTCATGATGCATTAGTAGCTCAGAAGGAAAATGGTCTTCCACGCAAACTGGTAGGAATTGAAATGATTGATAAAGGAATTCCGCGTCATGGTTACAAGGTATTTAAGGATGGTCAGGAAATCGGTGAAGTGACAACTGGTACACAGCTTCCTTCTTCTAAACGTAATGTTGGTCACGCATTAATTGACAGTCAATTCGCAACAATCGGAACTGAGCTAGAAATTGAAATCCGTGGAAAGCACTTAAAAGTAATAACAGTTGAAACACCGTTTTACAAACGTTCAAAATAA
- a CDS encoding shikimate kinase, which produces MRKIYLVGFMGCGKSALGRRLSYLLKMPYYDMDHEIVRQQGMTIPQIFEKYGEARFREIETEFLKNFRDEACIISTGGGVAVNAENRKIMRRSGLVFFLDATFEDIYKRIQHDQNRPIVQSSTKEELEKLYHYRRKFYRDAGHIQVLTEGRTIRQILEYLVFQVKRLKGER; this is translated from the coding sequence ATGCGAAAAATATATTTAGTTGGCTTTATGGGCTGCGGGAAAAGTGCGTTAGGAAGACGTTTAAGCTATTTGTTAAAGATGCCCTATTATGATATGGATCATGAAATTGTGAGACAGCAGGGTATGACAATTCCTCAGATTTTTGAAAAATACGGAGAGGCACGGTTTCGGGAAATAGAAACAGAATTTTTGAAAAATTTCCGTGATGAAGCTTGTATTATTTCAACTGGTGGTGGCGTTGCCGTCAATGCTGAAAACAGGAAAATAATGAGACGCAGTGGACTCGTGTTTTTTTTAGATGCGACATTCGAAGATATTTATAAGCGAATACAGCATGATCAAAACCGACCGATTGTGCAAAGCTCAACGAAAGAAGAGCTAGAGAAGCTGTATCATTACAGAAGGAAATTTTACCGTGATGCAGGACATATTCAAGTGTTAACAGAGGGCAGAACCATCCGTCAAATTCTTGAGTATTTAGTATTCCAAGTTAAAAGGCTAAAAGGCGAACGATGA
- the comGF gene encoding competence type IV pilus minor pilin ComGF, with product MNEKGYTLLEALFQLVVFVLVMQLVVLIMLWYAEMKTTVISDEQSKWELFVYDLNSYFENITFFTIRQNQKRITFESGNTIHNIDCYNNLIRDQVNGGHVPMLIGINKCQFQYENNRVTVAVEFPSGIQKERTFYVPIIEK from the coding sequence ATGAATGAGAAAGGGTATACATTGCTTGAAGCTTTATTTCAATTAGTCGTGTTTGTACTAGTTATGCAGCTTGTTGTGTTAATTATGCTTTGGTATGCCGAGATGAAAACGACAGTAATATCTGATGAACAATCAAAGTGGGAGCTATTTGTATACGATTTAAATAGTTATTTTGAAAATATTACTTTTTTTACGATTCGACAGAACCAAAAGAGAATAACCTTTGAATCGGGGAATACGATTCATAATATTGATTGTTATAATAATTTAATTCGTGACCAAGTAAATGGTGGGCATGTACCGATGTTAATTGGTATTAATAAATGCCAATTTCAATATGAAAATAATAGGGTTACTGTAGCTGTTGAATTTCCAAGTGGTATCCAAAAGGAGCGAACCTTCTATGTACCAATTATTGAAAAATGA
- the comGD gene encoding competence type IV pilus minor pilin ComGD — protein sequence MSSLKNDQGYTLLEMLIVLFFVMCLTAIVMKYSLKQAEIKELERFFTQVQLDIQYIQTYSMHHREYISMKFESSTKRYIIKKDFYTHLYDRPFPKGVELMPASSSVQTIMYNYSGNVMTAGTVTFKTPQGIKRVVITLGRGRARVE from the coding sequence GTGAGTAGCTTAAAAAATGATCAAGGATATACGTTGCTTGAAATGTTAATTGTGTTATTTTTTGTGATGTGTTTAACTGCGATTGTCATGAAGTACTCATTGAAACAAGCAGAAATAAAAGAACTTGAGCGTTTTTTTACACAAGTGCAATTGGATATTCAATATATTCAAACCTATAGTATGCATCATAGAGAATACATCTCGATGAAGTTTGAAAGCTCGACAAAACGCTATATTATCAAAAAAGATTTTTATACTCATTTATATGACAGGCCTTTTCCGAAAGGGGTTGAATTAATGCCGGCTTCGAGCTCCGTGCAAACCATTATGTATAACTATAGTGGCAATGTCATGACTGCAGGAACTGTAACATTTAAAACACCTCAAGGCATTAAAAGAGTTGTGATTACACTTGGACGAGGGAGAGCTAGAGTTGAATGA
- the comGC gene encoding competence type IV pilus major pilin ComGC: MEKIKRQAGFTLIEMLIVLLIISILILITIPNVTKHFATIDEKGCKAYISMVQGQVEAYRVDFMAYPTIEDLVTKGYLKENETSCPNKEEIMITNEGEVKLANASSGSDSSGG, encoded by the coding sequence ATGGAAAAAATAAAGCGCCAAGCTGGATTCACGCTTATCGAAATGTTAATTGTACTTCTAATTATTTCCATCCTAATTTTAATCACAATCCCAAATGTGACGAAGCATTTTGCCACAATCGATGAGAAGGGCTGTAAAGCTTATATTTCTATGGTACAGGGACAAGTAGAAGCATATCGGGTGGATTTTATGGCTTATCCAACAATCGAGGATTTAGTAACAAAGGGGTATTTGAAGGAAAATGAAACGAGCTGTCCGAATAAGGAAGAAATTATGATTACAAATGAGGGGGAGGTTAAATTGGCAAATGCCTCTTCAGGATCGGACTCTAGCGGCGGATGA
- the comGB gene encoding competence type IV pilus assembly protein ComGB, whose protein sequence is MQLRKYTDKMLVEYKKATKWRVKEQAHFFSRLSVLMQEGYLFPQAISILLPHHIEAHEEIQQRIDEKLRQGIGVTGILETLRLARHHLVAIAVAENNGHMIEALKGVAKQMAVSEATKKKLLRLLLYPVVLIVFLLLLFFVFRTVFFPNIEKMISSRTPSNDQTMIGLSKMFLHFPDALVLLGIASIGSILFFQLYLKRQSMARQLTIISKIPFVQIYVRLSLTRQFAAYLGSLLESGFSLQASLQILEEQRLQPLLQHLARCLKERVVFGDTLTQAVQLTAVWQRDFSIFVEHGEKSGYLGKELLLYSELLTDKQEQLLHRILAFVQPTFFIIIAICIVAAYVSLLLPIYHMIELV, encoded by the coding sequence ATGCAACTACGAAAATACACTGACAAGATGTTAGTTGAATACAAAAAAGCTACAAAATGGCGGGTAAAGGAGCAAGCACATTTCTTCAGTCGATTAAGTGTGCTAATGCAAGAGGGTTATTTATTTCCTCAAGCAATTTCAATCCTCCTACCACACCATATTGAGGCACATGAAGAAATTCAGCAACGAATCGACGAAAAACTTAGGCAAGGGATAGGTGTTACAGGGATTTTGGAAACATTAAGGCTTGCAAGGCATCATTTAGTGGCGATTGCAGTTGCTGAAAATAATGGTCATATGATTGAGGCTTTAAAAGGAGTAGCAAAGCAAATGGCTGTAAGTGAGGCAACTAAGAAAAAATTATTGAGACTTCTCTTATATCCAGTAGTACTCATTGTATTTTTGTTACTATTGTTTTTTGTATTTCGTACGGTATTTTTTCCAAATATAGAAAAAATGATTTCGAGTCGAACTCCTAGCAATGATCAAACAATGATTGGGCTATCAAAAATGTTCTTGCATTTCCCAGATGCTCTTGTCTTATTAGGTATAGCTTCGATTGGTAGTATTTTGTTTTTCCAGCTCTATCTTAAACGTCAGTCAATGGCCCGTCAGCTTACAATCATCTCAAAAATCCCGTTTGTCCAAATTTATGTGCGATTATCTTTAACGAGGCAATTTGCTGCCTATTTAGGGAGTCTACTAGAAAGTGGTTTTTCATTACAGGCCAGTCTGCAAATATTGGAGGAGCAGCGATTACAGCCACTTTTGCAGCATTTGGCTCGATGTCTCAAAGAGCGCGTTGTTTTTGGAGATACTTTGACACAGGCTGTTCAATTAACAGCTGTTTGGCAGAGGGACTTCTCCATATTTGTTGAGCATGGTGAGAAAAGTGGCTATTTAGGAAAAGAGCTTTTACTCTATAGCGAATTGTTGACAGACAAGCAGGAGCAATTATTGCACCGAATACTTGCATTTGTACAGCCAACTTTTTTTATCATCATTGCTATCTGTATCGTTGCTGCATATGTTAGTTTGCTATTACCCATTTATCACATGATTGAACTAGTATAG
- the comGA gene encoding competence type IV pilus ATPase ComGA, which translates to MQNFETVVEQKCEQLLLRAYHFGASDLLLVPEMERYRLYFRKYDKLLQAGELPNDLAERMISFYKFLAALDISERRKPQSGSFQKSMEKDPYAFRVSTLPSVFLKESLIIRLLLQNHAFPLTSLCYSKFEANILMELVKHRQGLLCFTGATGSGKSTSLYSLIHYCSTELHRHVISLEDPVENNQANLLQIQVNERAGVTYAAGLKAILRHSPDVIMIGEIRDKETAKIAIEAALTGHLVVSTIHAKDSVSCLYRLIDLGVSVEELRQTVIGIVAQILFQSPIIQEERRALFEILSDGHLQEAIKAIMQNTTYELPYDLTLAGQRDLIEGQKYATTKIH; encoded by the coding sequence GTGCAGAATTTTGAAACAGTTGTCGAACAAAAATGTGAGCAACTTTTACTAAGGGCTTATCATTTTGGTGCATCAGATTTATTACTAGTACCTGAAATGGAACGGTATCGTCTTTATTTTCGGAAATACGATAAGCTACTTCAGGCTGGTGAGCTACCGAACGATCTAGCAGAACGAATGATTTCCTTTTATAAATTTTTAGCAGCCTTAGATATTAGTGAGCGTCGCAAACCCCAAAGCGGCTCCTTTCAGAAATCGATGGAGAAAGATCCATATGCCTTCCGGGTATCTACACTTCCCTCAGTGTTTTTAAAAGAAAGTCTGATTATACGACTTCTTCTTCAAAACCATGCTTTTCCACTTACTTCTTTATGTTACTCCAAATTCGAAGCGAACATCTTAATGGAGCTTGTGAAACATCGACAAGGGCTCCTATGCTTCACAGGGGCAACCGGGTCTGGAAAATCAACTTCGTTATATTCACTCATTCATTATTGCTCAACAGAATTACATCGTCATGTTATCTCCTTGGAAGATCCTGTAGAAAATAATCAAGCGAATCTTCTTCAAATTCAAGTAAATGAACGAGCTGGTGTTACATATGCTGCAGGCTTAAAGGCTATTTTACGCCACTCACCTGATGTCATTATGATTGGTGAAATACGTGATAAAGAAACTGCCAAAATCGCAATAGAGGCAGCCTTAACAGGTCATTTAGTGGTAAGCACCATTCATGCTAAGGATTCGGTCAGCTGTCTTTATCGACTAATCGACTTAGGCGTTTCTGTAGAAGAACTTCGTCAAACGGTAATAGGTATTGTTGCACAAATACTTTTCCAGTCACCAATTATTCAGGAAGAACGTCGCGCATTGTTTGAAATATTAAGCGACGGTCATCTTCAAGAGGCCATCAAAGCAATCATGCAAAATACTACCTATGAGCTGCCGTATGATTTAACACTTGCAGGTCAAAGAGATTTAATAGAGGGGCAAAAATATGCAACTACGAAAATACACTGA
- a CDS encoding helix-turn-helix transcriptional regulator, translating into MIHPLKITSTLADETRYSIYEYILKERKTVTVQNIADKFGIHPNVARLHLTKLSEINIITADFAKTGKGGRPGRVYKASEKGVSLTFPRRDEDRLLKWTIQLIQEFGPSALTKCMDISYQDGFQQMKNYVSAELKLNNTLSFDQKLQLLTDNAALIGYIPQIQQTEHGKKVIFSIFNCPFQEQLTTHSEIVCSLHESYLKGQLDALFSSNEFIQIESMIHNCDLCKYEINVTEIDR; encoded by the coding sequence ATGATCCATCCATTAAAGATTACTAGTACATTAGCCGATGAAACTAGATACTCGATTTATGAGTACATCTTGAAAGAGAGAAAAACAGTAACGGTCCAAAATATTGCTGATAAATTCGGCATTCATCCAAACGTTGCACGCCTGCACTTAACAAAACTTTCAGAAATTAATATAATTACTGCTGATTTTGCTAAGACAGGTAAGGGAGGGCGACCTGGCCGTGTATATAAGGCTTCCGAAAAAGGAGTATCATTAACATTCCCAAGGCGGGATGAGGATCGACTATTGAAGTGGACAATACAATTAATTCAGGAATTTGGCCCATCTGCTTTAACAAAATGTATGGACATCAGCTATCAAGATGGTTTCCAGCAGATGAAAAATTATGTAAGTGCTGAGTTAAAATTAAATAATACCCTTTCCTTCGACCAAAAGCTTCAACTATTAACAGATAATGCTGCATTAATTGGCTATATTCCACAAATTCAGCAAACAGAGCATGGCAAAAAGGTGATATTCTCCATATTTAATTGTCCGTTCCAGGAACAGCTTACTACCCATTCAGAAATTGTATGTTCTTTACATGAATCCTATTTAAAGGGTCAGTTAGATGCATTATTTTCTAGTAATGAATTTATTCAGATTGAAAGTATGATACATAATTGTGATTTATGTAAATATGAAATAAACGTGACAGAAATAGATCGCTAA
- a CDS encoding DUF2626 family protein, whose translation MDNMYKVMAFWTGIFAVMFYLGGMNEVSLLFVGNTGLFLLLGFLNLSERMYMYIFGAYLTVFFAGFTYYTTFIHVPGGGH comes from the coding sequence ATGGATAATATGTATAAAGTTATGGCATTCTGGACAGGTATTTTTGCAGTTATGTTCTACCTTGGTGGTATGAACGAAGTATCGCTATTATTCGTAGGTAATACAGGTTTATTCTTATTATTAGGCTTCTTAAACCTTTCAGAACGTATGTACATGTACATTTTCGGAGCATATTTAACTGTATTCTTCGCTGGCTTCACGTACTATACAACATTTATTCACGTACCTGGTGGCGGTCATTAA